From Elusimicrobiaceae bacterium, a single genomic window includes:
- a CDS encoding D-alanine--D-alanine ligase, with the protein MNHSLQIAVLYGGKSTEHEVSVHSAGTVCRTLQADPRYHVLHVFIDKDGYWFLQTACSERTPQDIAITPVVSANGSLYIPSQNKWLRPEVFFPVLHGANGEDGTLQGLLESLQVPYVGCGVLASAMGMDKEISKQVAQTVGVPTLPYQCLNKACGYDHLALEKWAHETGYPIFVKPVRLGSSIGVSKVTAVEQLHQAIEQAFRFDTDVLVEKGLDAPQEVFCGLLGEGTRVRSSECGELKSLASEFFDYQAKYITVGGCETRVPAVLPAQTRAAIRRGSELIFQGLRGSGLARADFLVDKQGKAWFSEMNTMPGMSETSLYPQLFAATGVAYVDILTELIELALQVYQRKNSLFMEHIA; encoded by the coding sequence ATGAATCATTCTTTGCAAATAGCGGTGTTGTATGGAGGAAAATCTACCGAGCATGAAGTGTCTGTGCATAGTGCCGGTACGGTGTGCCGTACATTACAAGCAGACCCACGATATCACGTGCTTCACGTTTTTATTGATAAAGACGGTTATTGGTTTTTACAAACCGCTTGTTCCGAGCGTACCCCGCAAGATATAGCCATTACCCCGGTAGTATCTGCTAACGGCAGCTTATATATCCCTTCCCAAAACAAGTGGTTACGTCCGGAAGTGTTTTTTCCGGTATTGCACGGCGCGAATGGAGAAGACGGTACTTTGCAAGGACTTTTGGAATCGTTACAAGTGCCGTATGTAGGATGCGGCGTGTTGGCTTCTGCCATGGGCATGGATAAAGAAATTTCCAAGCAAGTAGCTCAAACTGTCGGTGTGCCGACGCTTCCCTATCAATGCTTAAACAAAGCGTGCGGATATGACCATTTAGCCTTGGAAAAATGGGCTCATGAGACCGGATATCCTATATTTGTCAAACCTGTTCGCTTGGGCTCTTCTATCGGAGTGAGTAAGGTAACGGCTGTTGAACAGTTGCACCAGGCCATTGAGCAGGCGTTTCGTTTTGATACGGATGTGTTGGTGGAAAAAGGATTAGACGCCCCACAGGAAGTGTTTTGCGGTTTGCTGGGGGAGGGAACTCGAGTCCGTTCTTCTGAATGTGGAGAGCTCAAATCATTAGCCAGTGAATTTTTTGATTATCAGGCCAAATACATCACGGTAGGAGGATGTGAAACCCGCGTGCCGGCGGTTTTGCCCGCACAAACAAGAGCGGCCATCCGTCGCGGAAGTGAATTGATTTTTCAGGGCTTGCGCGGAAGCGGACTGGCCAGAGCGGATTTCTTGGTAGATAAACAAGGAAAAGCCTGGTTCTCTGAGATGAATACGATGCCCGGTATGTCCGAAACCAGTTTATACCCGCAATTATTTGCAGCTACCGGTGTAGCCTATGTTGATATATTGACAGAGTTGATAGAACTCGCCTTGCAGGTTTATCAGCGCAAAAATAGTTTGTTTATGGAGCATATAGCATGA
- a CDS encoding SpoIID/LytB domain-containing protein, with protein sequence MRKLLFSLLLVGSVLLGGYPVSFCHAVSTEEKLAAAAKLYFEGHPQQALQAYIDLSKETQNKDSFLNATFIALEQGNPKQAVDIVSTAYMLYPHDPEITEFTAEAYLADGQYENAEKFFSLLDGGGEKSEFLLIHVARAQLGMGETELAKHNLQRAATGENHLSLSNYLLGQIYEKEKNWAQAADAYGKAIDYDHQFAEARARYAVCLERNKDYNDAFRQYRILHAASPKNQLYITALQRLRPKITKKEKDLESRKEQKKHTLVKPVISLEGNLQTVRVALGTTAGGRPSPRTQLIFSPSHPFTVTIKNTGKTLVIGKGKEIWRAELTNGKAALFSPTGKRYPFQGAIIVTPKSADAMQGATILIQKVMSGAGMTWASVDDKEYRGQLEIIHDKKHNTLLPINIVNIEEYLMGVLSSEMPAGFPMNALRAQAVLARTYALKHLGKHKAYGYDLCDTQNCQVYGGVGAESETGNAAVESTMGQVLFYQNTPIEGVFSANCGGFTQSAQEAGWYPTAYLNPVSDYQDFNFDTLQPYQFKDLLQHPHQAYSRYNKHVSPAAYRWARVIEEADLRQLIQRQKKDIGRITAIIPQKRGRSGYVTQVLVKGTKGNITLSKENVIRNNLAPGMLRSSYFIVVPNYEGRKLKNFVFYGGGWGHGVGFCQTGSAGRAEAGQDYQTILQHYFPLTELKDMREE encoded by the coding sequence ATGCGTAAACTCCTATTTTCTCTTTTACTGGTGGGCAGTGTGCTTTTAGGTGGGTATCCGGTGTCCTTTTGCCACGCCGTCTCCACCGAAGAAAAGCTGGCTGCTGCGGCTAAATTATATTTTGAAGGCCATCCCCAACAGGCCTTGCAAGCCTATATTGATTTATCTAAAGAAACGCAAAATAAAGATTCCTTTTTGAATGCCACCTTTATTGCCTTGGAACAAGGTAATCCCAAACAAGCGGTGGATATTGTCAGTACAGCTTATATGCTGTATCCTCATGATCCGGAAATTACAGAATTTACGGCAGAGGCTTATTTAGCAGACGGACAATATGAAAACGCAGAAAAATTTTTTTCCTTGCTTGATGGGGGCGGAGAAAAATCCGAATTTTTATTAATTCATGTGGCCCGCGCACAGTTGGGTATGGGCGAAACCGAACTGGCCAAACATAATTTACAACGGGCCGCCACCGGAGAGAATCATCTTTCTCTGTCAAATTATTTACTGGGGCAAATTTACGAGAAAGAAAAAAATTGGGCACAAGCTGCAGACGCTTATGGAAAAGCTATTGACTATGACCATCAATTTGCCGAAGCACGCGCTCGCTATGCCGTTTGCTTAGAACGAAACAAAGATTACAACGACGCCTTTCGCCAATACCGCATTTTGCATGCGGCCAGCCCCAAGAATCAATTATACATTACCGCTTTGCAACGATTACGCCCTAAAATTACCAAGAAAGAAAAAGATTTAGAAAGCCGTAAAGAACAAAAAAAACACACGCTTGTTAAGCCGGTCATTTCTTTGGAAGGGAATTTGCAAACAGTGCGAGTGGCACTGGGTACTACAGCGGGTGGACGTCCTTCTCCGCGCACTCAGCTGATTTTTTCCCCTTCTCATCCTTTTACAGTAACTATCAAAAATACCGGTAAGACTTTGGTGATCGGCAAGGGAAAAGAAATATGGCGCGCTGAATTAACGAATGGAAAAGCCGCTTTATTTTCTCCCACCGGAAAACGATATCCGTTCCAAGGCGCGATTATCGTTACTCCTAAATCAGCCGATGCTATGCAAGGGGCCACCATTTTAATTCAAAAAGTGATGAGTGGGGCCGGTATGACGTGGGCCAGCGTAGATGACAAAGAGTACCGCGGCCAACTGGAAATCATTCATGACAAAAAACATAATACGCTACTGCCGATTAATATCGTTAACATTGAAGAGTATTTAATGGGCGTATTGTCTTCCGAAATGCCCGCCGGATTTCCTATGAATGCTTTACGGGCGCAAGCGGTGCTAGCCCGCACGTATGCGTTGAAACATTTAGGCAAACACAAAGCCTACGGCTATGATTTGTGCGACACCCAAAACTGCCAAGTGTACGGAGGAGTCGGGGCCGAAAGCGAAACCGGAAATGCCGCGGTAGAATCCACCATGGGGCAAGTGTTGTTTTATCAAAATACTCCTATAGAGGGCGTCTTTTCTGCCAACTGCGGCGGATTTACGCAAAGCGCCCAAGAAGCCGGCTGGTATCCCACCGCTTACCTCAATCCGGTATCGGACTATCAGGATTTTAATTTTGACACGTTACAACCCTATCAATTCAAAGATTTACTGCAACACCCACATCAGGCGTATAGCCGCTATAATAAACACGTCAGTCCCGCCGCCTACCGCTGGGCACGTGTGATAGAAGAAGCAGATTTGCGACAGCTCATCCAACGCCAGAAAAAAGATATTGGTCGTATTACTGCCATTATCCCGCAAAAACGCGGACGTTCCGGTTATGTTACTCAAGTATTAGTCAAAGGCACCAAAGGCAACATTACCTTAAGCAAAGAAAACGTAATCCGCAACAACTTAGCTCCGGGTATGTTACGCAGCAGTTATTTTATTGTGGTACCCAACTATGAAGGCCGCAAACTTAAAAACTTTGTGTTTTATGGAGGCGGCTGGGGACATGGAGTGGGCTTTTGCCAAACGGGCTCTGCGGGCCGTGCAGAAGCCGGACAAGATTATCAAACCATTTTACAACACTATTTCCCGCTGACAGAGTTAAAAGACATGCGCGAAGAATAA
- the lipA gene encoding lipoyl synthase yields MTNSLPTWLKEMVGRNKAALRTQTALQAQQGLDAQALHTVCVEAKCPNRGECLNCGDATFMILGGFCTRGCKFCAVSKQKPLPPDPQEPNKIAHTIEQWHIRYAVLTSPTRDDLPDGGAEHYANVLRAIAATTPEVKTEPLVPDFQGKKADLKTVLDAQPTVLAHNIETVPALYAGVRVGADYKRSLDLLSYSKQLAPHILTKSGLMLGLGETETQVKQTLQDLRKVGVDLLTIGQYLAPSKHHHPVLRYAEPEEYKKWEEYALSIGFLAAACGPLVRSSYHAGALYQAACLQKAIYEKTVH; encoded by the coding sequence ATGACAAACTCCCTGCCCACTTGGCTTAAAGAAATGGTTGGCCGAAATAAAGCCGCTTTACGCACGCAAACTGCACTGCAAGCCCAACAAGGTTTAGATGCACAGGCATTGCATACAGTGTGTGTGGAGGCCAAATGTCCCAATCGGGGGGAATGTCTTAATTGCGGCGATGCCACATTTATGATTTTGGGTGGCTTTTGTACGCGCGGTTGTAAGTTTTGTGCGGTTTCCAAGCAAAAACCCTTGCCGCCGGATCCGCAAGAGCCGAACAAAATTGCCCACACCATTGAACAATGGCACATACGATATGCCGTTTTAACTTCCCCTACCAGAGATGACTTACCCGACGGCGGGGCCGAACACTATGCTAACGTGCTACGTGCCATAGCGGCTACCACGCCCGAGGTAAAAACAGAACCTTTAGTGCCGGATTTTCAAGGTAAAAAAGCCGATTTGAAAACCGTATTGGATGCTCAGCCAACGGTGCTGGCACACAATATAGAAACCGTGCCTGCTTTATACGCCGGCGTGCGCGTGGGAGCAGATTATAAACGTTCCTTAGATTTGCTGTCTTACAGTAAACAGTTGGCCCCGCATATTTTGACGAAGTCTGGTTTGATGTTGGGGCTTGGCGAAACGGAAACACAAGTGAAACAAACCTTGCAGGATTTGCGTAAAGTAGGTGTGGATTTGTTGACGATCGGGCAATATTTAGCCCCTTCCAAACACCATCACCCGGTATTGCGTTATGCCGAACCGGAGGAATATAAAAAATGGGAGGAATATGCGCTGTCTATTGGGTTTTTAGCGGCTGCTTGCGGACCGTTGGTGCGCAGTAGTTATCACGCTGGAGCCTTGTATCAGGCGGCGTGTTTACAAAAAGCGATTTATGAAAAAACAGTACATTAA
- a CDS encoding YtxH domain-containing protein, with the protein MCNKCDSIATFILGILVGAVAGVLYAPAKGETTRRKLKRWAEDTYEEGREEIAERAKELKEKVMEHKEELKEKFAAHSAAAKERAAELKEKMAEKAEVLREKTADGLEKAAEGLEKAAKKLR; encoded by the coding sequence ATGTGCAATAAATGTGATTCAATAGCTACTTTTATTTTAGGCATCTTAGTAGGAGCCGTCGCCGGTGTATTGTATGCCCCGGCCAAGGGTGAAACCACCCGCCGCAAACTCAAACGCTGGGCCGAAGATACCTATGAAGAAGGCCGCGAAGAAATTGCCGAGCGCGCTAAAGAGCTCAAAGAGAAAGTAATGGAACACAAGGAAGAGTTAAAAGAAAAATTTGCCGCTCATAGTGCCGCGGCCAAAGAACGCGCCGCCGAACTGAAAGAAAAAATGGCTGAAAAAGCCGAAGTCTTGCGCGAAAAAACAGCGGACGGACTGGAAAAAGCCGCCGAAGGATTAGAAAAAGCCGCTAAGAAATTGAGATAA